The Lewinellaceae bacterium genome has a segment encoding these proteins:
- a CDS encoding T9SS type A sorting domain-containing protein, which produces MERRNLLKIGTLSALFPFLPHFSAANTCDPTTEDIQGPFYSPNAPVRNKISPEGAVGTVLFLTGTIYYNDCETPIPMANLDVWQADDGGAYDNVGYNFRGKFDTDPMGNYAMETVLPGKYLNGSAFRPRHIHFKIAAAGGGTLTTQLYFEGDTDIAGDPWASDDSAEGRIIPLTEDADGNLHGVFDVSLDIVPVINSNTDINLDAGTRILNISPNPMTDSGQVRVTIVEKTNLSLDIFSINGRKVRNIHQGTVPAGIQAFELDHLSKEGIKLSAGIYIIQLMANNILVDAKRFMIL; this is translated from the coding sequence ATGGAAAGAAGAAACCTTTTAAAAATCGGCACCCTAAGTGCTCTTTTTCCTTTTTTACCCCATTTCAGTGCTGCAAACACCTGTGACCCCACCACCGAGGATATCCAGGGCCCTTTTTATAGCCCCAATGCGCCCGTCAGGAATAAAATTTCTCCTGAAGGTGCCGTAGGAACGGTGCTCTTCCTGACCGGCACGATTTATTATAACGATTGTGAAACGCCTATCCCGATGGCAAACCTGGACGTATGGCAGGCCGACGACGGCGGAGCCTATGATAATGTAGGGTACAACTTCAGAGGAAAATTCGATACCGACCCAATGGGCAATTACGCCATGGAAACGGTTTTGCCGGGGAAATACCTGAACGGGAGTGCCTTTCGCCCCCGTCACATCCACTTTAAGATCGCCGCTGCAGGAGGGGGCACGCTAACCACCCAATTGTACTTTGAAGGCGACACTGATATTGCCGGCGACCCATGGGCTTCTGATGACAGTGCGGAAGGACGCATCATTCCCCTGACGGAAGATGCCGACGGTAACCTCCACGGCGTATTTGATGTTTCGCTGGATATCGTTCCCGTTATCAATTCGAATACCGATATCAACCTGGATGCCGGCACTAGAATCCTCAACATAAGTCCGAACCCCATGACAGATTCGGGCCAGGTACGGGTAACCATCGTGGAAAAGACGAACCTTTCCCTTGATATTTTTTCCATCAACGGCAGAAAAGTCAGAAATATCCATCAGGGAACAGTGCCCGCCGGCATACAGGCTTTTGAATTGGACCATTTGAGCAAGGAAGGCATAAAACTCAGCGCCGGCATTTACATCATTCAATTGATGGCCAACAACATTTTGGTGGATGCCAAACGGTTTATGATTCTTTAA
- a CDS encoding TetR/AcrR family transcriptional regulator has translation MGISERRKREKKELKKSILEKAKDILLKEGWQQLSIRNIATAIEYSPATIYLYFEGKDEIVYQLMEMGFLRMQEYFEPVYKETHPVERIRKSGLAFLDFALSNPEWFELLFNTPEHLCDIDKYVEDSSPGFRLFDGLLQACEEAIAQKYTHITDAKILAMILWSTVQGLVTLIRSGHLEHLIEREEQELIGQTMDTFMGTIFQVK, from the coding sequence ATGGGTATTTCTGAACGTAGGAAAAGAGAAAAAAAAGAACTTAAGAAAAGCATTCTGGAGAAAGCAAAGGATATTTTGCTGAAAGAAGGATGGCAGCAACTGTCGATCAGGAACATTGCGACGGCTATTGAATACAGTCCTGCCACGATCTACCTCTATTTTGAAGGGAAGGACGAGATCGTTTATCAATTGATGGAGATGGGCTTTTTGCGGATGCAGGAGTATTTTGAGCCGGTGTACAAGGAGACTCATCCGGTGGAGCGGATCCGGAAGTCGGGATTGGCCTTCCTCGATTTTGCCTTATCGAATCCGGAATGGTTTGAGTTGTTGTTCAATACACCCGAGCATCTTTGTGATATCGATAAATACGTCGAGGATTCAAGCCCCGGGTTCAGGTTATTTGATGGATTGTTGCAGGCCTGTGAGGAGGCTATTGCTCAAAAATACACCCATATAACCGATGCGAAAATATTAGCCATGATATTGTGGTCCACGGTCCAGGGACTGGTGACATTGATCCGTTCGGGACACCTGGAGCATCTGATCGAGCGGGAGGAACAGGAGCTGATCGGACAGACCATGGATACTTTTATGGGGACCATTTTTCAGGTGAAGTAG
- a CDS encoding PAS domain S-box protein yields MGKKTKGNSFTSVLLDKAGAILKKGMSSTNLTETGRGTDAKVFQLQSKLHELELEFDLLRKEKALQDQILSNLADGFFIIDTEAKMLVVNETLCAITGYDKEELIGTKPPYPYWPPEEYETIGAAVQKKYGKEDNHFELTFKRKNGERFPAIIETFNIQDHSGEITHCFATIKDLSILEKAYKGLEESEQRYKTLFENTSDCIYKSTPDGKIISANPALVKLLGYESEEALKAVNVKESVYFHPEEREEVLTSNLEVYRLKKKDGTEVWVEDQGYFTYDENNKIIFHEGILRDITQRKKSEDELRQSELKFRTNNELLQSILDSPKGIIIFSLDNEYCYKAFTTSHKETMKKIWGVDIEIGMNMLELISNTDDREKAKANFDLTLKGEELLFIEEYGDEALYRTFWESRYSPIYTLDGNITGLTIFVTDITERKQDEERLKKSEKALNEAQKLSKMGSWEFFPGTGELIWSEELYRIFKLEGTPNEELYEAFRSRVHRDDLTTLDRLMEKASLRGEGYVFEHRIEIPDEALKYVLCKGEPVFNDQNELVAINGITLDITEKKAQEKIIMENMEILNKQNEELHRLIESNVRLENFAYIASHDLKSPVRTINSFTGLLKTRAGAKLDEEEQKFLDFIANGANEIQNLIEDLLDYSKVKSKGFNPTILDVNHLLKSLLATMSADIEEHNAVIKLGDVFPGEIRGDRTKIWQVFQNLIINAMKFHKKGVPPEIFISGRATEKEWEFSVKDNGIGIDAEFHEKIFVLFQQLNTKEQFDGTGLGLAICKKIIDQHNGRIWVESEPGKGAAFYFTLPRIVKES; encoded by the coding sequence GTGGGAAAAAAAACAAAGGGTAATTCTTTTACATCAGTATTGCTGGATAAAGCCGGAGCAATCCTGAAAAAAGGAATGTCTTCAACAAATTTAACCGAAACTGGCAGGGGGACAGATGCCAAGGTATTTCAACTGCAGTCAAAACTTCATGAGTTGGAGTTGGAGTTTGATTTATTGCGGAAAGAAAAAGCGCTTCAGGATCAGATCCTTTCAAATCTTGCCGATGGATTTTTTATTATTGATACGGAAGCCAAAATGCTGGTAGTTAATGAAACTTTGTGTGCTATAACAGGCTATGACAAGGAAGAGCTTATCGGTACAAAACCTCCTTATCCATATTGGCCTCCTGAAGAATACGAAACCATTGGAGCCGCCGTACAGAAAAAATACGGGAAAGAAGATAATCATTTCGAATTGACCTTTAAAAGGAAAAACGGAGAGCGATTTCCCGCCATTATTGAAACCTTTAATATACAAGACCATTCAGGAGAAATTACCCATTGTTTTGCCACCATTAAAGATCTTTCCATTCTGGAAAAAGCTTATAAAGGGCTGGAGGAGAGTGAACAAAGGTATAAGACATTATTTGAAAATACCTCCGACTGTATTTATAAAAGCACTCCCGATGGGAAAATCATAAGTGCAAATCCTGCTTTGGTTAAATTACTGGGGTACGAAAGTGAAGAAGCCTTAAAAGCGGTGAACGTAAAAGAATCGGTTTATTTTCATCCTGAAGAACGGGAAGAGGTGTTGACCAGCAATTTGGAAGTATACCGGTTGAAAAAAAAGGATGGCACGGAAGTTTGGGTGGAAGATCAGGGGTATTTCACTTATGATGAAAACAATAAGATTATATTCCACGAGGGCATCCTCAGGGATATCACCCAAAGGAAGAAATCCGAAGATGAATTGCGACAAAGCGAGTTGAAATTTCGCACCAACAACGAGTTGCTTCAGTCTATCCTCGATAGTCCCAAAGGCATCATTATCTTTTCTTTGGATAATGAATATTGTTACAAGGCTTTTACCACTTCACATAAAGAAACCATGAAGAAAATATGGGGAGTGGATATTGAGATTGGGATGAATATGCTCGAGTTGATTTCAAACACTGATGACCGTGAAAAAGCAAAAGCCAATTTTGATCTTACTCTGAAAGGAGAGGAATTGTTATTTATCGAGGAATATGGCGACGAAGCTTTGTACAGAACTTTTTGGGAAAGCAGGTATTCTCCCATTTATACGCTGGATGGGAATATTACAGGGCTGACCATTTTTGTGACAGATATTACCGAGCGGAAGCAGGATGAAGAGCGATTGAAAAAAAGCGAAAAGGCGCTGAATGAAGCACAAAAACTCTCCAAAATGGGGAGCTGGGAGTTTTTTCCGGGAACAGGGGAATTAATTTGGTCTGAAGAACTCTACAGGATTTTCAAACTGGAGGGTACGCCCAATGAAGAACTTTACGAGGCTTTCCGCAGCAGGGTTCACCGGGATGATTTAACAACATTGGATAGATTAATGGAAAAAGCTTCCCTCAGGGGAGAAGGTTATGTTTTTGAACATAGAATCGAAATCCCGGATGAGGCCCTTAAGTATGTATTGTGCAAAGGGGAGCCCGTTTTCAATGATCAAAACGAATTGGTGGCCATTAATGGCATCACCCTCGACATTACGGAAAAGAAGGCCCAGGAAAAAATTATCATGGAAAATATGGAAATCCTCAATAAGCAAAATGAGGAGCTCCATCGTTTGATAGAATCCAACGTGAGGCTGGAAAATTTTGCCTATATCGCTTCCCATGATCTGAAATCCCCGGTGAGAACGATTAATAGTTTTACGGGACTCCTTAAAACCAGGGCAGGGGCCAAGCTGGATGAAGAAGAGCAAAAATTCCTGGACTTCATCGCTAATGGGGCCAACGAAATACAAAACCTCATTGAGGATTTGCTGGACTATTCAAAAGTAAAGAGCAAGGGCTTCAATCCAACCATTTTGGATGTAAATCATCTGCTGAAGAGCCTGTTGGCCACCATGAGTGCTGATATTGAAGAGCATAATGCCGTGATAAAGCTCGGGGATGTTTTTCCTGGCGAAATTCGGGGGGATCGCACAAAAATCTGGCAGGTTTTTCAGAATCTTATCATCAATGCCATGAAATTTCACAAAAAAGGGGTGCCCCCTGAAATTTTTATTTCAGGCAGGGCAACTGAAAAGGAATGGGAATTTTCTGTCAAAGACAACGGGATAGGGATTGATGCTGAATTTCATGAAAAAATCTTCGTCTTGTTCCAGCAGCTCAACACGAAAGAACAATTCGACGGTACAGGCCTTGGCCTGGCGATCTGCAAAAAGATCATCGATCAGCACAATGGCCGGATCTGGGTCGAATCTGAACCGGGGAAAGGCGCCGCATTTTACTTTACCCTTCCCCGTATCGTTAAAGAATCATAA
- a CDS encoding succinate dehydrogenase cytochrome b subunit, giving the protein MGWFSNFSSSSIGRKFLMGLSGLFLITFIAVHLLVNSFSLVSADLFNRGSHFMGTNVLIQVMQYVLAAGFLLHIIMGLVLTIKNNSARPVKYAMNKPGENSTFASRSMIYTGLLVLLFLFLHLKDFFIPIKFEHGSYGTDYDLLVAVFSNPLYVVLYVVAFILLAIHLYHGFQSAFQTIGVNHPKYTPGIKFLGVLYCIVVGLGFSAIALFHFFNSLN; this is encoded by the coding sequence ATGGGTTGGTTTTCCAATTTTTCTTCTTCCTCGATCGGCAGAAAGTTCCTCATGGGGCTATCCGGTCTTTTCCTCATAACTTTTATAGCGGTTCATTTGCTTGTGAATTCATTTTCGCTGGTGAGTGCTGATTTGTTTAACAGAGGATCCCACTTTATGGGAACGAATGTATTAATTCAGGTCATGCAATATGTGCTGGCCGCAGGATTTCTGCTTCATATCATCATGGGCCTGGTGCTGACCATAAAAAATAATTCGGCGCGCCCGGTCAAGTACGCGATGAACAAACCCGGCGAAAATTCGACTTTCGCCTCAAGGAGTATGATTTATACGGGATTGCTGGTTCTCTTGTTTTTGTTTCTTCACCTAAAGGATTTTTTCATACCGATCAAATTTGAGCATGGTTCATATGGTACGGATTACGATTTGCTGGTGGCAGTTTTTTCCAATCCGTTGTACGTCGTGCTTTATGTCGTGGCTTTCATTTTGTTGGCCATTCACTTATATCATGGTTTTCAGTCCGCTTTTCAGACCATTGGGGTCAACCATCCGAAATATACCCCCGGCATTAAATTCCTTGGAGTATTGTATTGCATAGTGGTAGGACTCGGCTTTTCAGCCATCGCATTGTTTCACTTTTTTAATTCACTGAATTAA
- a CDS encoding TolC family protein yields MFQKAIFFHLILLLWTTSVMAQDFSSLVEKSWNNNEQLKAQHFQLQQAEAALKEARSMYGPTISLGGQYTLAAGGRGIDFPVGDLLNPVYSTLNQLTSSNAFPAVENATISFLPNNFLDARLRIQQPVYYPELAINRQFQSSKIDLKALEIKAYKRLLSKEVMTAYLQWQMAQQAVVIYEKAEALLKEANRTTTSLFENGKALPSAVNRIQSEQASNKAQLIDAKNQEENAWQLLAFLLHERGISRDQVTVGLPELPDMITNNGSREELQQLDVGIEMQHLAVKKEEQFYLPRVGVQIDAGSQDFDFQWKPYALLGVNVEWNIYDFKRHTHKKDQALAAVEAQKQQKSYVQNQLELQSAVAKNNLLAAIDQANTFQPRIQSSQKTYDEVMKKYRTGVANYLELIDAQTQLTIADLSYILARYNAWIKWAELQYVTASYPIN; encoded by the coding sequence ATGTTTCAAAAAGCTATATTCTTCCATTTGATTTTGCTGTTATGGACCACATCGGTCATGGCCCAGGATTTTTCTTCCCTGGTTGAAAAAAGCTGGAATAATAACGAGCAACTGAAAGCACAGCATTTCCAGCTCCAACAGGCTGAGGCTGCATTAAAAGAAGCCAGATCCATGTATGGCCCTACGATCAGCCTGGGAGGGCAATATACTCTGGCGGCAGGCGGTAGAGGGATCGACTTTCCGGTTGGTGATCTGCTGAACCCTGTATATAGTACCCTGAACCAGTTAACTTCTTCTAATGCTTTCCCGGCGGTTGAAAATGCGACGATTTCTTTTTTGCCCAATAATTTCCTGGATGCAAGGTTGAGAATTCAACAACCCGTTTATTACCCGGAGCTGGCCATCAACCGACAATTTCAATCAAGTAAAATTGATTTGAAAGCTTTGGAGATAAAGGCTTACAAAAGATTGCTTTCCAAAGAGGTGATGACAGCTTACCTGCAATGGCAAATGGCACAGCAGGCCGTCGTAATTTACGAAAAGGCGGAGGCCCTGTTAAAAGAAGCCAACCGGACGACCACCAGCTTGTTTGAAAACGGGAAGGCTTTGCCTTCAGCGGTTAACAGGATACAATCCGAGCAGGCAAGCAACAAAGCCCAGTTGATCGACGCCAAAAACCAGGAAGAAAACGCCTGGCAATTACTCGCATTTTTACTCCATGAGCGGGGCATTTCCCGGGATCAGGTAACGGTAGGGTTACCCGAATTGCCTGATATGATTACCAATAATGGCTCCCGGGAGGAACTGCAACAGCTGGATGTAGGGATTGAGATGCAACACCTGGCGGTCAAAAAAGAAGAACAGTTCTATCTTCCCAGGGTCGGTGTTCAAATTGATGCAGGGTCCCAGGATTTTGATTTCCAATGGAAGCCCTACGCCTTGCTTGGGGTCAATGTGGAATGGAACATCTATGATTTTAAAAGGCATACCCACAAAAAGGACCAGGCACTGGCGGCCGTCGAAGCTCAAAAGCAGCAAAAATCTTATGTGCAAAATCAGTTGGAATTACAAAGTGCCGTGGCCAAAAACAACCTGCTTGCTGCCATTGATCAGGCCAATACCTTTCAGCCAAGGATCCAGTCGTCACAAAAGACTTATGATGAGGTCATGAAAAAATACCGAACAGGTGTCGCCAATTACCTGGAACTGATCGATGCACAAACGCAACTGACCATAGCAGACCTTTCATATATCCTTGCCCGGTACAATGCCTGGATAAAGTGGGCAGAGCTGCAATATGTAACAGCAAGTTATCCGATTAATTAA
- a CDS encoding DUF4956 domain-containing protein: protein MFDYFSLQNSAENPTLVTAIFTVLLAFILSTVLVFTYEKTTREVARSDHFMQGMILIAIVAATVMQAIGDSLARGLGMLGALSIVRFRTTVRDPRNIVFMFMSLAIGIACGVYGFLIAFIGTIAFSVSAFILRLTPFSKKNNLIGSLKFDLLNGKQSSDYKTMQRILQKHCSNYAVTRYKTSTESDGTRVVSYEYSLKLKKEGQDEFLLSDELMPLSDIRNVRLNIQDTTQQI, encoded by the coding sequence ATGTTCGATTACTTTTCATTACAGAACAGTGCAGAAAACCCAACGCTGGTTACCGCTATCTTTACGGTATTATTGGCCTTCATTTTGTCGACGGTTTTAGTCTTTACTTATGAAAAGACTACCCGGGAAGTCGCCCGGTCCGATCATTTTATGCAAGGGATGATCCTCATTGCCATCGTTGCGGCTACAGTGATGCAAGCCATCGGGGACAGCCTGGCCAGAGGATTAGGCATGTTGGGAGCATTGTCCATTGTACGTTTCCGGACTACCGTTCGTGATCCCCGGAATATTGTTTTCATGTTTATGTCTCTTGCCATAGGGATCGCCTGTGGAGTTTATGGGTTCCTCATTGCTTTCATCGGCACCATAGCTTTTTCGGTTTCTGCCTTTATCCTGAGGCTCACGCCATTCAGCAAAAAGAACAACCTGATCGGTTCACTCAAATTTGACCTCCTCAACGGGAAGCAATCTTCAGATTACAAAACGATGCAGCGTATTTTGCAAAAGCATTGCAGTAATTATGCCGTTACAAGATATAAAACATCCACCGAATCCGATGGAACACGGGTGGTCTCCTACGAATATTCCCTGAAACTCAAAAAAGAAGGACAGGATGAATTCCTGCTTTCTGACGAACTCATGCCGCTGTCGGATATCAGGAACGTCAGGTTGAACATCCAGGATACGACCCAGCAAATATAA
- a CDS encoding succinate dehydrogenase/fumarate reductase iron-sulfur subunit encodes MNLTLKIWRQQDARSKGSIVTYPISNISPDSSFLEMLDVLNEQLIQKGEDPVAFDHDCREGICGMCSLHINGEAHGPDRGVTTCQLHMRMFKDGDTIFIEPWRAKAFPVIKDLIVDRSAFERIQQAGGFISVNTSGNSQDANAIPIPKVNADKAMDAATCIGCGACVASCKNSSAMLFVAAKVSQFALLPQGRIEAKDRVLNMVKAMDEEGFGSCTNTGACEVECPKGISLENIARMNREYLSATFG; translated from the coding sequence ATGAATTTAACGTTAAAAATCTGGCGCCAGCAGGACGCCCGATCCAAAGGCAGTATAGTGACTTATCCGATTTCCAATATATCTCCGGATTCATCTTTTCTCGAAATGCTGGATGTGCTCAATGAGCAATTGATCCAGAAAGGGGAAGACCCGGTAGCTTTCGACCACGACTGTCGGGAGGGGATCTGCGGAATGTGTTCCCTCCATATCAATGGCGAAGCTCATGGTCCTGACAGGGGAGTTACGACCTGCCAGCTCCACATGCGTATGTTTAAGGATGGCGACACCATCTTCATCGAGCCCTGGAGAGCCAAAGCCTTTCCGGTGATCAAAGACCTCATCGTTGACCGCTCGGCTTTTGAAAGAATCCAGCAGGCTGGAGGTTTTATCTCCGTCAATACCTCCGGAAATTCCCAGGATGCCAATGCCATTCCAATTCCGAAAGTCAATGCAGATAAAGCCATGGATGCTGCAACCTGTATCGGTTGCGGAGCTTGTGTAGCTTCCTGTAAAAACAGTTCAGCCATGTTGTTCGTCGCAGCCAAGGTATCGCAGTTTGCGTTGTTGCCGCAAGGCCGCATCGAAGCAAAAGACAGGGTGCTCAATATGGTAAAAGCCATGGACGAAGAAGGTTTTGGAAGCTGTACCAATACCGGTGCCTGTGAAGTGGAATGCCCTAAAGGCATCTCTTTGGAGAATATTGCCCGGATGAACCGTGAGTATTTGTCGGCTACTTTCGGGTAG
- a CDS encoding lamin tail domain-containing protein, translating to MIKKRLPFFFLLLCLAGFRLSGQIVINEINYHSAADLDSKDWVEFYNSNGSQVNIGNWSFSDDNDANLFTFPAGTTIPGNGYLVLVRNIDSFALIFPDVINYVGEFDFGLNNGGELLRLFNASGTVVDTVHFDDEDPWPTDPDGLGATLQLLNPSLDNALAGSWFSAPGTPGAPNTPNIIEDPNFSFGLEIFPNPFTSPALIRINSSNMDVNGDLVIYNSQGAMIKTIPWNGGHQMLLDVPDLPGGLYTLVLKQKDRFAAQPLKFVITR from the coding sequence ATGATAAAAAAACGACTACCTTTCTTCTTTTTGCTTTTATGCCTGGCCGGTTTCCGGCTTTCAGGGCAGATCGTCATTAACGAAATTAATTACCATTCCGCTGCGGATTTAGATTCCAAGGATTGGGTAGAATTTTATAATTCAAACGGCTCCCAGGTGAATATTGGCAACTGGTCCTTCAGCGATGACAATGACGCCAACCTGTTTACTTTTCCTGCGGGCACAACCATTCCCGGAAACGGATATCTGGTGCTGGTCAGAAATATTGACAGTTTCGCGCTTATTTTCCCGGATGTAATCAACTATGTCGGGGAATTCGATTTCGGATTAAACAATGGAGGAGAGTTGCTCAGACTGTTCAATGCATCAGGAACCGTGGTGGATACCGTTCATTTTGATGATGAGGATCCATGGCCAACAGATCCTGATGGATTGGGCGCCACCTTACAGTTGTTGAATCCCTCCCTTGACAATGCCCTTGCCGGCAGTTGGTTTTCTGCTCCGGGTACCCCTGGTGCACCCAATACCCCCAATATCATCGAAGATCCCAATTTCTCCTTTGGTTTGGAGATTTTTCCCAACCCATTTACCTCCCCGGCTTTGATAAGGATCAATTCGTCCAATATGGATGTTAACGGAGACCTGGTTATCTACAACAGCCAGGGGGCCATGATCAAAACAATCCCCTGGAACGGAGGTCACCAAATGTTGCTCGATGTCCCGGACCTACCGGGCGGACTTTATACGCTTGTCCTGAAACAGAAAGACCGATTTGCTGCTCAGCCGTTAAAGTTTGTGATCACCAGGTAA
- a CDS encoding fumarate reductase/succinate dehydrogenase flavoprotein subunit has translation MSKLDSKIPEGPIKDKWTNHKNKINVVNPANKRSIDIIIVGTGLAGGSAAASLAEMGYNVKAFAYQDSPRRAHSIAAQGGINAAKNYQNDNDSIYRLFYDTVKGGDYRSREANVHRLAEVSGNIIDQCVAQGVPFAREYGGLLDNRSFGGVLVSRTFYAKGQTGQQLLLGAYSAMNRQIAMGKIKMYNRHEMLDIVVVDGKARGIIARDLVTGEIERHSAHAVVIASGGYGNVFYLSTNAMGSNVTASWKIHKKGAFFANPCYTQIHPTCIPRSGDHQSKLTLMSESLRNDGRIWVPKHKKDVEAIRKGTLKPTQLAEEDRDYYLERRYPAFGNLVPRDVASRAGKERCDEGYGVNATGEAVYLDFAEAIERFGKEKALVMGLHNPSKEKITELGEQVIEEKYGNLFQMYEKIVDENPYKTPMMIYPAVHYTMGGIWVDYNLMTTIPGCYCAGEANFSDHGANRLGASALMQGLADGYFVLPYTIGDYLAHEIRTGEIPTDLPEFDQAEKEVRERLEKLINIKGTKSVDHFHKRLGKVMWDYAGMARNAEGLKKAMDEIRQIREDFWKEVKVPGGLNELNPELEKAGRVADFLELGEFFALDALHREESCGGHFREESQTDEGEALRDDENFAYVAAWEWTGDPRKAVLHKEELEFKDIELKQRSYK, from the coding sequence ATGTCAAAATTAGATTCTAAAATTCCGGAAGGTCCTATTAAAGACAAGTGGACCAATCATAAAAATAAAATCAACGTTGTAAATCCTGCCAACAAACGATCCATCGATATCATCATTGTGGGTACCGGGCTTGCCGGGGGGTCTGCCGCCGCGTCTCTTGCCGAAATGGGCTACAACGTCAAAGCTTTTGCCTACCAGGATTCTCCGCGTCGTGCACACTCTATCGCTGCCCAGGGGGGAATCAATGCCGCCAAAAACTATCAGAATGATAACGATTCTATCTACCGGCTCTTCTACGATACGGTTAAGGGGGGCGACTATCGTTCCCGTGAGGCCAATGTGCATCGACTGGCAGAGGTTTCCGGCAATATCATCGATCAGTGTGTAGCCCAGGGAGTACCCTTCGCCCGTGAATATGGAGGATTGCTCGATAATCGTTCTTTTGGAGGCGTTTTGGTGTCCCGTACTTTTTATGCCAAAGGTCAGACCGGACAACAGTTGTTGCTCGGGGCTTATTCCGCGATGAACCGCCAGATCGCAATGGGTAAGATCAAAATGTACAACCGCCATGAAATGCTGGATATCGTAGTGGTGGATGGAAAAGCAAGAGGCATTATCGCGAGAGACCTTGTGACCGGAGAGATTGAGCGGCATTCTGCCCATGCGGTGGTGATCGCTTCTGGAGGGTACGGAAATGTTTTTTACCTTTCAACCAATGCCATGGGGTCGAATGTGACGGCTTCCTGGAAAATACATAAAAAAGGCGCTTTTTTCGCCAATCCTTGTTATACGCAAATTCACCCAACCTGTATTCCGCGTTCAGGAGATCACCAGTCAAAACTGACTTTGATGTCTGAATCCCTGAGGAATGACGGAAGGATTTGGGTGCCCAAACATAAAAAAGATGTGGAAGCCATCCGCAAGGGTACCTTGAAACCCACCCAGCTTGCTGAAGAAGACAGGGATTACTACCTCGAGAGAAGGTATCCCGCCTTTGGCAACCTGGTACCTCGCGACGTTGCGTCACGTGCAGGAAAGGAAAGATGTGATGAAGGGTATGGGGTCAATGCTACAGGAGAAGCGGTTTACCTCGATTTTGCAGAAGCCATTGAGCGCTTCGGTAAGGAAAAGGCGCTGGTGATGGGATTGCACAATCCTTCCAAAGAAAAAATAACCGAACTGGGAGAACAGGTGATCGAAGAAAAATACGGTAACCTCTTCCAGATGTACGAAAAGATCGTCGATGAAAATCCTTACAAAACGCCGATGATGATTTACCCTGCGGTGCACTACACCATGGGAGGTATTTGGGTGGATTACAACCTGATGACTACTATTCCGGGATGTTATTGTGCCGGAGAGGCCAACTTCTCCGATCACGGAGCCAACCGCCTCGGCGCTTCGGCCCTGATGCAGGGATTGGCAGATGGTTACTTCGTTTTGCCCTATACGATCGGGGATTACCTGGCGCATGAGATCAGAACAGGAGAAATACCTACAGATTTGCCGGAGTTTGACCAGGCGGAAAAGGAAGTCCGCGAGAGACTGGAAAAACTCATTAATATCAAGGGAACCAAATCTGTGGATCATTTCCATAAACGTCTCGGTAAAGTGATGTGGGATTACGCTGGAATGGCGCGTAACGCAGAAGGCCTGAAAAAGGCAATGGACGAGATCAGGCAGATTCGTGAGGATTTCTGGAAAGAGGTGAAAGTCCCGGGAGGCTTAAATGAATTGAACCCGGAACTGGAAAAAGCGGGCCGTGTGGCCGATTTCCTCGAATTGGGTGAATTCTTTGCCCTGGATGCCCTGCATCGGGAGGAATCTTGCGGAGGTCACTTCCGTGAAGAATCACAGACCGATGAAGGGGAAGCACTTCGTGACGATGAAAATTTTGCCTACGTCGCCGCCTGGGAATGGACAGGGGATCCTCGTAAGGCCGTTTTGCACAAGGAAGAACTTGAGTTTAAAGATATCGAATTGAAACAACGTAGTTATAAATAG